TTTAATATTacttgatgctactgtaaatggtacTAAAAAATTCAGTGTACAATTGTTTGTTGTTAGTATGTAGGAAAACAATAGATTTTGtgtattgaccttgtatcctgctactttgctacACTAAATCAGTTCTAATAGCTTTTAATGGATTCCTTAGGCTTTTCTACAAacatgatgtcatctgcaaaataaggcagttttacttctttctttccaatatgcatgccttttatttctttttctagagTTGTGgcactggctaggacctccagtacAAGGTTGAACAGAAGCAGTGAGAGTgacatccttgccttattcctgatcttaggtgAAAGCAATCAGTCTTTTATCCTTAACTATGATGCTAACTAAAGGATTTTAGTAGCTGTTCTTTGCCAAGTTGAGGGAATTCTTTTGTATTCCTACTTTTATAAGAGTTtatctttcttttgaaaaattatgaaCGGGTAttaattttgccaaatgctttttctgtatccattGACATGTATTCTGTATCCACATGATTTCTCTTTTCAGTCTTTCAATAGGTGAGTTTTATTGCTTGATATTTGGATGTTAAACTTACcttacattcctggaataaaccccacttaatcatgatGTATAATACTTTTAATACACTGCTAGATTTCAGTTGCtaattttgttgagcattttggcatctatgttcacAAGGGAtatgtgtagttttcttttcttgtaatgtctttttctagttttggtaTTAGGGCTCCCCCTGCCTTCAGAGCAGCCTAGAAACTGACTCCAGGCAGTAAGTTGTGGACAATCATAGGGCTCACCtcatcttttcccttctctcaggGACTATAGTTTTCTGTAGCCTGTTGTCCAATATCTGAAAACAGTTGTTACATATATTTTGTCTGATTCTAGTTGTCTACAGCAGGAGGGCAATTCCTGTAGCAGTTAATCCTTAATGGGAGGAAGGAAAAGTCTGTCTcttctatataattttaaaagagcttTAACTGTTAGAAAAGTCTCTTATTTCTTTCTACCTTCTTATAACCTTCATCGAGATACCCTTTAGAGCCTCAGTTAAGTATGATCTTTGCACCCTATGGCAGTTTTTAGATATTTAAAGGCAGCACTTGTGTCCtccccaaggctttttttttttcccccaggctgAGCATTCTCAGTTAtttcagatatttcttttttttttttaatacatctttattggagtaaaatcgCTCCACAATGCTGTATtcgtttctgttgtacaacaaagtgaatcagctgtatgcatatatatatccccatatcgcctccctcttgagcctccctcccaccctccctatcccacccctcttggtcatcgtaaagcaccgagctgatctccctgtgccatgctgctccttcccactagctatctgttttacatccggtagtgtatatatgtcgacgctactctcacttcgcctcagcttcccccaccccacccgccgtgtcctcaagtccattctctatgtctgcgtccttattcctgccctgccactaggttcatcggtaccattttttttttagattccatatatatgtgttagcatacggtatttgtttttctctttctgacttacttcactccgtatgacagactctaggtccatcctcctcactacaaataactcaatttcgtttctttttatggctgagtaatattccattgtatatttgacTGATCTTCCAGATACTTTGTAAATCTAGTTACATTCTATTTTTGTCAAAGTTCCTCTTAAAAATAACAGTGCTTATAGCTGAATACAGTATTTCAGGATGTCTGTACACCAACACAAATAATATTATCCTTTCATACTCATGACAAAATCaccaccgtttttttttttttaaaaaagcttctaTCTTAAAATGAAAGCAGACAATAAAAAGACAGCTTCTAAACTTTTGGATTTGATTACAAATTTAGCATTTTGAAGAGCAGATATGATGATATCACCTGGTTTCAGTTTTTAAGCCCTGTGAAACTTTCTGTTTAAATGGTggttaaaaatgatttattttggaAAAGACATTTTCCCTTTAAGAAATCATTCCTGAAAGAGCTGAGACTTTTCCAAGTTTGGAGGAGGGAGGCAAGTTGTACAAATTGTAGGTTGCTAGGCACTATTACAATACAGATTTTAGTCAGACAAGAACCAAATGAGGAAGTAAAACTTCAGGAGGAGCTATTTTAGTCTTTCTCCCCACTGGGTAAGCTGAGAGGGTAACTTCTGATTGGGAAAAGACAGTAATTGAAGGTTACAATTTCTCATGCTTTAACTGCCCTatttgacaaaacaaaaaaagagaagagagattaGAAACCAGCTAGAACAACCATGGCATTTcccttttattcatttaacagcCTAAACAGGGTAAATATGTACGGTTGAGGAATAGAAAAACTGTAACTACTGAAAAATCACTGGAAAGGACTTTTGACACCAAGTTAGTTAGTTGGAGGGCTGTCTCCTCTGAGAAAAGGATTAATATTGGATTAGGAGGAAGCTGCATTGTTGGAGAAATTTCTACTCATCAGTAAGCTTGTGTCTCTGTGGATGGGTCATGACTGTTTCCATGTTTGTCTACTGGCAGAATTTAGTTCCTTGTGGACTGAGatccccatttccttgctggctttCAGCTGGGGGccatttccagtttctagaggccacCCACATTTCTTGGCTtacggccccttcctccatcttcaagggCAGCAGTGGTGCGTTGAGCCTGTCTCAAGCTTTGGATCTCTCCTCCTTGCATTTCATCTTTCTAATCCAGGTGGGAAAGATTCTGTGACTCACGTGATTAGATTGGGtctacctggataatccaggataaactCATCATTTTAAACTCAGTATGTTAATCACGTAtgaaaagtcccttttgccatgtaggATAACATGTTATAGATTCTGGGGTATATGAGGTGGATATCTTGTTGgtggcattattctgcctatcatACAGCCAATGCCAGGGGTATCCACAAACAAGTGCAGACATTGCTGAAGTTACAAAACCCAGTTTTACAAACATCTCATACCTACGTGGCATGGTTACTTGGTACATCTCCCTCCTCCAATGATATCAAGGCTCTTCTCTTTGACCAAACTTACTGGCACATGTGACTATCTGACCAAACAACTTTTTTCTGCCAATATTCTTTATCACGTTCTTGAGGGGTTCGTATATGTACTATGCTCTCTTGTGGTCTTCTGCCTTTTAATACTCATAGCTCAATTTGACCATCTCAAACGCAACAGACACCCTTACAACTCTCTCATATATACAGACACACCCTCTTTAACTCCCTTATCTAGTCTCCTGAATTTTTCTGATTGCATTTTAGGGGAAGAAACATTTTACTTGgcttttctccatcccttttcTTTGTTACGTTTGTAAGCTAATCATTCCAATGCAAAACCAAATTTAGGAGACAGCTTATTTCCAAGCAGAAGGTTGCTTCTGCACATTTAGCTAATTCTAAATAGCAATGAgattgagagaaagagaagttCAAAATTCTCGCTTTGAAAAGTCAAAGCCTAGACAAGCATGATATAACTGCACATCTGACCCTGCGCTGTGAATTTTACACTTTTGTGACATAGAAATCTCTCAGTATACCCTGTACTTTGGCAGTTTGAATGGCTCTGCCATATGCTTTGTGTTAATGTATTGAAACTGGATCATCACGCCTAGATTTCTTGTTTTTGGAATACAGCTGGATGAAATGAATGACTGCTAATGTCATCCGTCCATTCTCTAGATGGATCTTAAAATCAGTACCCTGAAATCTTAAGATGCTGACCAGAAGCATTACTCAGCTTGTGCTTTTTACCATAAGTGAGTAAGAAGGTTTTACCTTAATTATGAGCACCAACCAAACTTTTCCTGGAGGCAATTACTGAGATAAAGTCCAAGCTTATCTTACAACTTCATCCAAACCAGCCCAAACCACAAACAGGCATGGGATTCTTATAAAGTCAGGAACCACTTTGCCCCCCCTTAAACACAGGGCATTTTTACAACAGAAGTCAATGGGGAGGCTGCTCAACGCAGTGCTGTTTAAAATAGCAAAACTATGGGAACAACCCAACTGTCCAACAGTATGgacttggttaaataaattaaggtgTATCCACATAACGGAGTATCTTGCAGCCATTTTAAATGATGCTGTAGAATAATACTTAGTGACACTGAAAATATTCTTCCAACATTTAGTATAAAAAAGTTAGAAAACAGTACATGTTATATTATTCAAATTGTGAAAAACAGTCCTCATAATACTATCCCACTTATGGAAAAATAACAGATTAATACATAGAAAAATCTGGAAGTTATACACTAAAATGTCGGCATAATCATTTTTTCTTACTAGTAGAACtataggtgatttttattttcagtatattTGGTAATGGATATGTACTACTTGGTAATCCATATgagttaatattattttttaaagtcagtggGGAATAATTCATCTAACTTAGTTCTCAGTAAACCGAGACTTTTAGAGATGAGAAGGCAAATCTTATGGTCACCTAAtcctccccttctcccaccaAACATCCCTGCCTGAACATCATCAGGTCCATAATCGTGAACATTTAGAAGTGTTTTCACCATTTTACTTCATTGAATTCTCACAGTAACCTCATGAAATAAAGTAGGTAAGGCAAGGAATAATCAGCTTTGTTTGGAAACCAGAGGTACATTTGTAAACCTTAGGTTAGAAGTGTTGCCTTTCCTGGAAATCCAGGCAACCTTATCAGCTGCTGAGTCCCGTCTATATGGGCTCAAAACCCTGAGGGAACCTTTTCCTCCGAACACCTGCTGACTTTTTGCCAGCCTGGGCTCAGCCAACCAGCTCCAGAAGGCAGCTGATCGGAAGTTAGCTGCAAAGTGGCAATCTGCAGAGAGGACAAGCACTGACTCACCACATTCTTTAGAGGGGCCAGGctgcttcttcttccttttctttagtGTTAGAAAGAACACCATCCCACACACAACGACCAATGTTACAAGTAGAGCTGCAATCCAGAGGATGTGGTCTGGGACAGGGGGGCTTGGCACAGGTGGCTTTGCATCTAAAAATGAACCCAAGTTTTCAATCAGCCAGGAAGGTTGATTATAAAAGCTTTATAATTGCTCTCTTCACTTTATTTACATGCCAGCATCTCCTCAGGGCTCTACTGCCAGAGCAGCCTGAAATCCACATGATTTGGGCCATAGAAAATCCACGTCTCAGGGCCTCGGCAGCTGACTGAGAACCAAGCCAGTGACTCTGACCAAGTGCCTGGACTGAGCTGCCTTGCCTTCCCTTCCCAGAGACTGAGATGACAATGACCGTGATCTAGAAGAGGGTCACCTTGGCCCTCGGTTCTGGAATCTGGGTAATGTACCTGTACTGAGGCTCTGAAGGTACAGTCATCTGGGCAGCATCCGGCTTCCTCCGCCCCCTGTGTGGTCAGGCCCCAAGTTTTGAAGTTTCTCTTATAGTAATTCCTCCATCCACTATCATCTCTAAATCAGGCTCCAGACACCTCTCACCGGGACAAACATAGCAGCCTCTTTACAGGCCTCCTATCTccagctttgtttgttctttccccTGATGTCTAGGTGGACTTCCTCAGGCATGGCTTTCAGCCTGTCTCTCCTACTGGAAAACTTTTGATATGTCTTCATGCCCTGAGGATCAGGGTCAGAATCCGCTCCTGGGAAGTCAGGACTTACTTCCTTGCACAAGGACTCCTAAACTTACAGGAAGTTAAAAAACAGGTTTTGGGCGGAAAAATTAATACTGAGTGGCCCATCTTATAGACATTTATGGGAAGAGGTCTGGTAGTTAATCTCAAATTACAGGAGAATAGGGCCAGCTGACCTCCCATTAGCTTAGGGGCATTTTGTGGACCCATGCCCTGTTCCTGGGACCTTAAGAAAAGGAGTTGTTGGTACTGCAGGCCACATTCAACACGTTTTGAGTCTGTCCCAGTTTAATCTCACTTGAACCTGTTTGGCATCCCAGTAAAGGAGGGTAATACTTGTTAACATGGAGGCTGCTACCTTTTGATACCCAAAACGATTCCTTGACACAGGGCCTAACCTATATCTGATCTAGCCATAGAATAGGGACACAGAGAGGCAAGCCCCATCTTCCTGAGGCAGCTAGAGCTGAAACATTTCTGAAGATGGCGGCAGCTAGGAAGGTTTTGGCAGCAGTTGAGAAACGGCAGACAGGTGAGCCACGATGAGGCTCTAGTGGTGGCGAGGCTCTGTCCCTGTGGGGGTCACGGCAGAGAGCCCCAGGGTGTGTCATGTGTGGTGATGTTGGCAGCGCCAAGAAGGTGCTAAATTTCAGGACAGCATGGGAGAGGCTTCTATCAGGCCAAGAGAGGCTACAGTGGAAGCAACCAGGACAGGCAGGGTGACCTCGCCAGTTACTGAACTGTCAAGAGTCAGAGGTGTCTGATCAGAAGGAAATCAGCACCTGCCCAGGGGACTGGCCCACTGGTACAGCTAAGCTGGCTGGTGGGGACTGGCCCCAGGGGCTGTCCGTAAGAATGCATCAAGAGGCCAAGTTATGTTTGAACAATGAAACACGAGGAGAGGGGAGGCATTAAAGCCAGAGGATGGAGCAAGGAGCTGGATGGATGCCTTAGGAGGGGGCAAACCAAGGGGCCAGAGGTGGAGGAGGGGCCAAGGCAAACAGAAGGCAgatgggtgggaggaggggtcaGGCTCAGAACAAGCAGTGTTGAAGGCAGTGTGGGTACAGAGTGCCTTTATTGCAGGAGAGACTCTTGCAATTACTGCTCCTCAAAAGTGGGGTCTCAAATATGGATGTATTCTAGGGCAAAGCCAGGAATTTAAAATGGCAGGCTCCTATTAGTGTACACTGCTTAGTTCCAACCCTTTCCCAGTGGGATTGGCCCCCATAGTACACTGTCAACATGCCACAAGCATTTCTGCTTCTGCGTATTTCCTTGACACATGTGTACTGATGGCCAccactgcctgtgcccatggcagATACTGCTAATAGATTGTGGCCCTCTCACCTCCCAAGCCTGAATGCTGTTTCAGAATTTTTCAGAAGCTACCACAAGTTTGAGTACCTGTCACCTCTTTCCCACACTTATTAAGCCCAGTTATTTCTGTTATGGTAATATAAGGTCCCATGTCCTTTAGGAAGCCTTTACTGACCCTCAAGGAACTTGCCTATCTCTGAATGCCTATAAATCTTATTATCAGTCactcttgtttttaaatttagttgTATATTTCCATGGGATATAATTTAGATTCTAATTCAGTCCTTTTACAATCCAGTTTACCATGTGTGTCCATCGTGGAGTTCTGATTCTATTAGAAGGGCAGAGAGCGTGTCTTATACCTTTTGGTTTTCTCCCCTGAAACCAACAATGTCTAGAATGGTTTTGTACTCATAACAAGtgctgtatgtatatatgaatgtgtgtgtgtgtgtgtgtgtgttttaatgagTGGAAGAATTTTAGCCTGGAGAAATCCTGCATCTTCTAACCTAAGCTCCAGAATCTTCTATCTAAAGGTAGCCCAAAAGACTGGGCCAGTGTCAAGGCTAAGAACATGCTTCCTCAAGAGCAGCACAGGTTCATAGCCTCTTGGACCTTGTAGCACTCAGATGAAACAGGAGCCCTCTGTCTGGGTCTTTCCTAACAGTATCAAAATGGCCCAGTTGGAGGTTTCCTGGCAAGCAGGGGACATTGGATGCTCTGCCTTACCCATCTGTGTATAATACCTGATAAAAGAAACTGTCAGGCTTACCTATATTGCAAGGTGGCGAGAAAAGCAGTGTCTTCGTTGGCTCAAGTTGCAAGACACAGAAGATGCTCACGTTTGTTTcaggagggatggaaaaagacatgctGATAGAAACGTTGTACAGTTCTGTGatattattttgagatttcttcATGACAGTGTCATGCTCAGTAGTTGAATTCTTAGTTTTTAGCAATATATACATCCTCTGAGGTTCTGGGTAACCTTGTGTAGATGAGCAGGTCAAATTTATGATGTTAGAATTTTCTGTTTGATTAGGAATTAGATTTATTTCTGGTTGACTGAAGTTAGCTGAAAGCAGAatagagatacaaaaaaaaaaaagaaatcagtttaAATTTAGATGTATCtagagaggaaaaacaaataactAGGTATCCTGGGAACTCACTGGGGACACATCTGGCAGGCCTCAGGGTGTCTAAATTGTGGGCCTCAGCCCACGGTGAGAGCCACATAATGATCCCACATTTATTTTTCAGGAATGGAGTTTGGGGCCAGCATGCTTACTTCCCGCTTACCCCAATCAAGGAGGTGCTCTCTGAGCAACAGGGGGGCTAGCCCCTTCTGCCAGCCAAATCCCTTGCTCTTCTTCTGTAGTCAGTAGATGCTGTGCAGGTTCTACATACTAATTTATAATTTAGTATATTGTTTCTAAAACTTCAGTGATTAGCATGATATTGTTACAAGTTTTGCTATATCTACCCACTCCTTAAGCACTCTGCTTGTACCTGATGTGGCCGGTAGAAGGTAGATTGCCATGGTGTTACCTACTTTAAACCTCATTAACAATAATCAATCTGGACCTAGTAATCCCACACCTGGGTATCTactctagagaaatgaaaacttacgttTACACaaaaaatttgtacatgaattTTTACAGCAAATCTATTCATAAtggccccaaactgaaaacaacccaatgtcTTTCCATGGgttgagtggataaacaaaaatgCTACTTAGTAATAAGAAGGAACAGatttttgatacatgcaacaacttggatgactCTCAAAGGCATTACGTTAAATAAAAGAAGCTGGTCgtaaaaggttacatactgtatgacttcaTTTATGTGACATTCACACAAAGATAAGACTATAAGATGCAAAACAGGGGTTATGGGTATAGAGGGGATATGACTATAAGGGCATAGCACGGGGAATTATTTTTAGGGTGCTGAAAATGATTTGTATCCTGTTTATATTGCTGGTTATATAAATCTATACATAAGTTCATGTTTATAGAACTGtacaccaaaataaaaataattttactgtattttaattttaaaaaatctgtagtgACATGTAGGTTTTTCAAGGCCTGGAAAAACAAGGGAGCTGGTTTGTCAGCTTTTGGATTGTGTGCCTTGGGTTATTTCCCTCCTGTCTACTGGGCTTATGGTTGGGCAGCAAATAAGTCATAAGCAACCTCCAGGAGGCTGAAGGGAAATCCCAAATCAGCCAGCTGTCACCCTTGGTAGGAGCTCCAGGCAAAGATTTAGTAGGTGAGAACTCTTGGACTGAAGGAGAAAATGAATGTAAAAGAGATTTGAGACCTATATGGTTCATATAAACTTAAGGGCCAAATCACCCATGGTTTTCACTTAGCCACATTACCTTGGTTTAGTTAGCTCTATCTGGTCCCCAAAGCAGATTCTTACAGATCATTCAGAAGTAAACTATAAAAAGTACGAAGGACTCTTAGTTCCCTACTCCCAAGCCCTGCACTCCCTTCAAACGGGCTTCCCAGAATTGGCTGTCCTCTGCCTCTCTCGAGGCAGCCCTCTCCCCCACCTATTGCAGTCTCATCTGAGAAGGCCCTGGATCTGAACGCGCCATTGGCTACATACCCAGCACTGACAGGTCAGAACTCATCTGGTGGATGGGAACCAGTCCTTGGGGTCCTTTATAATGGATGAAACATTGGTAAGAGCCCTTGTCCTTGATCTGAACGTTGTGGAGTCGCAGTGTCCAGTTGTCCTGGTCAAAGCTCGTGCGGCCTATATACTTGGGATGAACATTGTGAGGCTTCTCTTGGCCTCTGTACAGCTCATAGAGAACCAACTTATTCTGGTCCTGCCAAAATATCACCAGCTCATCCAGGCTTAGGTTTTGAGAGTTTGGAAAGTGGCATGGCAGGTCTCCAGTCTCGTTGAAAAATGCCTGACTTTCCAAGGAAGCAGCACCTAAAAGAAGGAAAGGTGGAAAGTGGGGaaagagacacaagagggaagaaagaaagaaagaaaaaaaaaaaacccagaaactcCGTTTCTCTTTACAATACCCAGATGCTATCTTATCAGTAATGATCTTGAAGAAGTAGATATTAGACTCTGGAACTGTGCATACACATTGGCGTGTGCAGAAAGGAAGGGGCTTTTGTCCTTACTCTATTGCTAACTAACTGG
Above is a window of Eschrichtius robustus isolate mEscRob2 chromosome 6, mEscRob2.pri, whole genome shotgun sequence DNA encoding:
- the CD86 gene encoding LOW QUALITY PROTEIN: T-lymphocyte activation antigen CD86 (The sequence of the model RefSeq protein was modified relative to this genomic sequence to represent the inferred CDS: substituted 1 base at 1 genomic stop codon) encodes the protein MALQNXVIICALLLLGAASLESQAFFNETGDLPCHFPNSQNLSLDELVIFWQDQNKLVLYELYRGQEKPHNVHPKYIGRTSFDQDNWTLRLHNVQIKDKGSYQCFIHYKGPQGLVPIHQMSSDLSVLANFSQPEINLIPNQTENSNIINLTCSSTQGYPEPQRMYILLKTKNSTTEHDTVMKKSQNNITELYNVSISMSFSIPPETNVSIFCVLQLEPTKTLLFSPPCNIDAKPPVPSPPVPDHILWIAALLVTLVVVCGMVFFLTLKKRKKKQPGPSKECGDSTMEGKESEQTEKRVELQESERSDEAQCDINISKTASGDKSATHF